The following proteins are co-located in the Streptomyces sp. DT2A-34 genome:
- a CDS encoding RNA polymerase sigma factor produces the protein MDDAERLRGGPAAAVRDPRLFEEFYRRHVDAVMRFVARRVEDPYTAADLTAEIFLAVLDSAHSYRPRLGSETAWLYGIARNVVSSERRRIARETERDRRIIGRRLLESDDISRIEDELDAERPGRLLLAALARLPEGERAVMELIAVDQLTVTEAAAALGIRQVTARVRLHRARKALREETDSKAAKANYTSSTSTASTAVQARSTGTQTPDTALLYVARGEA, from the coding sequence GTGGATGACGCGGAACGGTTACGGGGCGGGCCCGCGGCGGCGGTACGTGACCCGCGGCTCTTCGAGGAGTTCTATCGGCGCCACGTGGACGCGGTGATGCGTTTCGTGGCCCGGCGTGTGGAGGACCCGTACACGGCGGCCGACCTGACGGCCGAGATCTTCCTCGCCGTCCTCGACTCCGCCCACTCCTACCGGCCGCGCCTCGGCAGCGAGACGGCCTGGCTGTACGGCATCGCACGCAACGTCGTGTCATCGGAGCGCCGCCGGATCGCCCGGGAGACCGAACGCGATCGACGCATCATCGGGCGGCGGCTGCTGGAGAGCGATGACATCTCCCGTATCGAGGACGAACTCGACGCGGAACGCCCCGGTCGGCTCCTCCTGGCCGCGCTGGCGAGGCTTCCCGAGGGTGAGCGGGCCGTCATGGAACTGATCGCAGTGGACCAGCTCACGGTCACCGAGGCGGCGGCCGCGCTGGGCATCCGCCAGGTCACCGCCCGCGTCCGCCTGCACCGGGCACGCAAAGCGTTGCGGGAGGAGACGGACTCCAAGGCCGCCAAGGCGAATTACACGAGTTCCACTTCCACGGCTTCCACGGCCGTACAGGCACGTTCCACAGGAACGCAGACGCCGGACACAGCGCTGCTGTACGTCGCAAGGGGAGAAGCATGA